One genomic region from Mytilus trossulus isolate FHL-02 chromosome 9, PNRI_Mtr1.1.1.hap1, whole genome shotgun sequence encodes:
- the LOC134684028 gene encoding uncharacterized protein LOC134684028: MATSSSNCGVCDLRHIKKPSIVWCTECDEGLCTECQEHHSFSKASRRHKVIAINEYQELPSDVINITQYCIEHNEKFQIYCQKHECPCCSKCVVESHKGCQDIVNLDEAIRDVNTSNALYEIEETLVELAENLQKIHQQKHDNMTTLKASRKEIEKKLKQTRKEINNHLDKLQEDSMKQLYAIEEKENSKICQLLSSLEKTQKEIAECQTKIGNIKTHATDLQMFLSMKQIEKDVDTKDKFLQSLVEGDTMKQISLSYKINTSIQNIMTDILGFGEVRIEPKSCDIVLIKKKTKQAQYMVPPVPTIPIENIKLTLHKTVNTEGDSIFGCCMLPDGRLAFTYCLDWTVKVFTDLGLKDFEVKVSDGVFDIVYNSEDNSLAVSSGGSINQCITIIDLEKKQIRKTISLDSENYGITLNENRLIYSSKDKGIQMINLHDESITVIVQDKMPSSCYTASFKDKIYHTNRATDTVTCYNLQGQLQWTFQNESVLQNPHGIDVDKDGNVYVVGRTSSNVVVISHDGQRHREVIQVGDASTDRTSLHYSRQQHQLLVAEFDTAHVFNLI, encoded by the coding sequence ATGGCGACATCCTCTTCAAACTGTGGTGTTTGTGACCTCCGTCACATTAAAAAGCCATCAATAGTCTGGTGTACAGAATGTGACGAGGGACTTTGCACAGAATGCCAGGAACATCACAGTTTTTCTAAGGCATCGAGAAGGCATAAAGTGATAGCTATAAATGAATACCAGGAGTTACCAAGCGATGTAATAAACATTACGCAGTACTGTATCGAACACAACGAAAAGTTTCAAATATATTGCCAAAAACATGAATGTCCCTGCTGCAGTAAGTGTGTTGTAGAAAGCCACAAAGGATGCCAGGATATCGTCAACTTAGATGAAGCCATTCGTGATGTCAACACCTCCAATGCCCTTTACGAGATAGAGGAAACATTAGTTGAATTAGCCGAAAATCTGCAGAAAATTCACCAGCAGAAACATGACAACATGACGACATTGAAAGCCAGTAGAaaggaaatagaaaaaaaattaaagcagaCCAGAAAAGAGATCAACAACCATCTCGACAAATTACAAGAAGATTCCATGAAACAACTCTATGCGatagaagaaaaagaaaactccAAAATTTGTCAGTTATTGTCATCattagaaaaaacacaaaaagaaataGCAGAATGCCAGACAAAAATTGGGAATATAAAGACACACGCAACGGATCTTCAGATGTTTCTCTCAATGAAGCAAATAGAGAAAGATGTCGATACCAAAGATAAATTCCTGCAGTCGCTTGTAGAAGGCGATACCATGAAGCAGATTTCTCTTTCATATAAGATCAACACTTCTATCCAGAATATTATGACCGATATATTAGGTTTTGGAGAAGTGCGTATTGAACCTAAATCTTGCGATATTGTTCTGATCAAGAAAAAGACCAAACAAGCCCAGTATATGGTACCACCAGTTCCAACGATAccaattgaaaatataaagcttACACTACACAAGACTGTCAATACGGAAGGAGACTCCATCTTTGGGTGTTGCATGTTGCCTGATGGTAGATTGGCGTTTACTTACTGCCTGGATTGGACAGTTAAAGTATTCACTGATTTGGGATTAAAAGACTTCGAGGTAAAGGTGTCGGATGGAGTGTTTGATATCGTGTACAACAGTGAGGACAATTCATTGGCTGTTTCATCTGGTGGTTCCATAAATCAGTGTATTACCATTATAGACTTGGAAAAGAAACAAATCAGGAAAACAATTTCACTGGATTCGGAAAACTATGGCATAACACTGAACGAAAATCGATTGATTTATTCTAGTAAAGACAAAGGTATTCAAATGATTAATCTGCATGATGAGTCTATAACTGTCATAGTCCAAGACAAAATGCCCAGTTCATGCTACACTGCATCATTTAAGGACAAAATATATCATACAAACAGGGCAACTGACACCGTCACATGTTATAATCTACAAGGTCAACTGCAATGGACATTCCAAAACGAAAGCGTTCTGCAGAATCCACATGGTATTGATGTAGACAAGGATGGAAATGTCTACGTAGTGGGGCGTACTTCAAGTAATGTTGTCGTGATATCCCATGATGGACAACGACATAGAGAAGTTATACAAGTTGGTGATGCTTCAACTGATCGTACCTCACTTCATTATAGCAGGCAACAACATCAGTTGCTAGTCGCGGAGTTCGACACGGCTCATGTGTTTAATCTTATTTGA